A genomic stretch from Colwellia sp. Arc7-635 includes:
- a CDS encoding cadherin repeat domain-containing protein, with the protein MLTNLKKQILPVSLALGATILAGCGGSSDSENAPSVAGAINPVIEENTTVVSTYNATDADGDAITLSLSGTSSSLFTITQAGELSFLTAPDFESGDTGPFAVTIVATDDSKKSLTGELAIEVSVGDVKDTPSFAVVQTVAPDYSGSEVVTVDPATQQVTKGYYIKDGSDYTVRSYQQDVYHIGRFNIDTVSKYNADALDTAVWTYTTQDTADSSSRNPYDIISVSDTKAYILRYGSSKVWIVNPQATSADDFKTGELNLEAYVPDDNTNDTPRPSSGTIVDGKLFIALQRLSDSYAPNTAYVAVFDIETDEELETNANSDDTVKGIPLTGLNPLNNSVVSKDGVVYVTTRNSYSSTDLTLSRVEAITASDYSLRTVLTAEDITDNTAAFIGSSVIVSETKGYFVAGEVFYSPYRELSTVYTFNPTTGVIADEVVAETGTEQISHINLDAANYLWMSISNPENPGLDIVDTETNTKELPRLTTELNPTAIAFIE; encoded by the coding sequence ATGTTAACAAATTTAAAAAAACAAATACTGCCAGTAAGTTTAGCTTTAGGAGCAACAATACTTGCAGGTTGTGGCGGCAGCTCAGACAGTGAAAATGCCCCATCAGTGGCTGGTGCAATTAATCCTGTTATTGAAGAAAATACCACCGTTGTTAGCACTTATAACGCAACTGATGCCGATGGTGATGCTATTACATTATCACTGAGCGGTACTTCAAGCAGCTTATTTACTATCACACAAGCTGGTGAGTTGAGCTTTTTAACCGCGCCTGATTTTGAAAGTGGTGATACTGGTCCATTCGCTGTCACTATCGTAGCAACCGACGACAGTAAAAAAAGCTTAACAGGCGAATTAGCCATTGAAGTAAGTGTTGGTGATGTTAAAGACACTCCATCATTTGCCGTTGTACAAACTGTTGCACCTGACTACTCAGGCTCAGAAGTTGTGACCGTAGATCCTGCAACACAACAGGTAACGAAAGGTTATTACATTAAAGATGGTTCTGACTACACTGTACGTAGCTACCAACAAGACGTTTATCATATTGGACGTTTTAACATCGACACGGTTTCCAAGTACAATGCAGATGCACTTGATACTGCCGTTTGGACTTATACTACGCAAGACACAGCAGATTCAAGTTCTCGTAACCCATACGACATCATTTCGGTTAGTGATACAAAAGCTTATATATTACGTTACGGTTCAAGCAAAGTTTGGATTGTAAACCCTCAAGCAACATCAGCTGACGACTTTAAAACCGGTGAATTGAACCTTGAAGCGTATGTACCAGACGATAATACTAACGACACACCTAGACCTTCATCAGGTACAATTGTCGACGGTAAATTATTTATTGCCTTACAACGTTTGTCTGACTCTTACGCACCAAACACTGCCTATGTTGCTGTTTTTGACATTGAAACTGACGAAGAACTTGAAACTAACGCTAACTCAGATGACACTGTAAAAGGTATTCCTTTAACTGGATTAAACCCATTAAATAACAGCGTTGTTAGCAAAGACGGTGTTGTCTATGTCACCACTCGCAATTCATACAGCAGCACTGACTTAACCTTAAGTCGTGTTGAAGCGATCACAGCAAGCGATTACAGCTTACGAACAGTACTAACTGCTGAAGATATAACAGATAACACTGCTGCATTTATTGGTTCAAGCGTAATTGTTTCAGAGACTAAAGGCTACTTTGTTGCAGGTGAAGTTTTTTACTCACCTTATCGTGAGCTGTCAACGGTTTATACTTTCAACCCGACAACAGGTGTTATTGCTGATGAAGTAGTTGCAGAAACAGGCACTGAACAAATTAGCCATATTAATTTAGATGCGGCAAATTATCTTTGGATGAGTATTAGTAATCCAGAAAATCCAGGGCTTGATATAGTAGACACTGAAACAAATACAAAAGAGTTACCAAGACTTACTACTGAGCTAAACCCTACTGCAATTGCTTTTATTGAATAG
- a CDS encoding TonB-dependent receptor, which yields MFSCLRYLPIICPVAMPAFAQVEPASNEDIEIIEVVNDQSFNSPNYQVLQRESFVHSSQTLADILQSVNGIQIRQISGIGNPVSVSIRGSSSKQVQLYIDGQLINDSQFGGFDLNQIPTEQIESIEISKNQAIGTGSTPIGGVIRINTYNPTQDAAKLTLATGSFGYREANLLFNKAFKVHSLSFGGNYVNSDNDYDFLVPQSFEDSSQSDEQALRNNEFTKKTFFINDILQFDQHQIRLNIQYNDQEKALPNYRNNSPENSSALNSDSLRYSYQHQWLSDSSWLDSIEFEAYTEDKNERYISSPDSIQLDTNDYETQKHHIGFKPLLTWHTFNLIPFVSFNKQEFTSVSLHNGQPTQCNGIGSCDISAKQKQFNVGSRLEWQPISLPLEAYLLVSNLREENSNTALNQPDAEKFQDNEDYLTTELGLSLKQENFKITANLSDGVRTPTLYELFGDRGSFKGNDDLLPEEALTLSVGGQYTDKKLSISSSIYQQKLENSIVAIFNSSNVGSYSNVSDADLRGFEIQVNYQLFEPLSLSLQTNIIDSEIESDFVAFDNNKLPGIYHQQYSIALKYQVNKAWQVSFKTSQDKELYFNLINRFQNDVSGFGNGNPSDRTVSDLSIYWKQDNHHVSFSANNLFNDQYQDLANRTSQGRSFQIKYTIEGL from the coding sequence ATGTTCTCTTGTTTACGATATTTACCTATAATTTGCCCTGTGGCAATGCCCGCTTTTGCACAAGTAGAACCTGCTTCGAATGAAGACATCGAGATCATTGAAGTTGTTAATGATCAAAGTTTTAACTCACCAAACTATCAAGTTTTACAACGAGAAAGCTTTGTTCACTCATCACAAACACTCGCCGACATTTTACAATCTGTTAATGGTATTCAAATCCGTCAAATAAGCGGTATTGGTAACCCTGTATCTGTCTCAATTCGAGGATCAAGTAGCAAACAAGTACAGCTATATATTGATGGACAGTTGATTAATGACAGTCAATTTGGTGGTTTCGATTTAAATCAAATTCCTACTGAACAAATTGAAAGTATTGAAATAAGTAAAAACCAAGCCATTGGCACGGGCTCTACCCCTATTGGCGGTGTTATTCGTATTAATACTTATAATCCGACTCAAGACGCCGCGAAGTTAACATTAGCGACTGGCTCATTTGGTTACCGTGAAGCTAACTTACTATTCAATAAGGCTTTTAAAGTTCATAGCCTGTCATTTGGTGGTAATTATGTTAATAGCGACAATGATTATGATTTTCTGGTACCGCAAAGTTTCGAAGACAGCAGTCAATCCGACGAACAAGCATTAAGAAATAATGAATTTACTAAAAAAACTTTTTTCATTAATGACATTCTTCAGTTCGATCAACACCAGATCAGATTAAATATACAATACAATGATCAAGAAAAAGCGCTACCAAATTACCGTAATAACTCCCCTGAAAATAGCTCAGCCTTAAATTCAGACAGCTTGCGCTATAGCTACCAACATCAATGGTTAAGCGATTCATCTTGGTTAGACTCAATAGAGTTTGAGGCGTATACAGAAGATAAAAATGAGCGCTATATATCGAGCCCTGATTCAATACAGCTCGATACCAATGATTATGAAACCCAAAAGCATCATATAGGTTTTAAGCCTCTGCTCACTTGGCACACCTTCAACCTGATCCCTTTTGTTAGTTTCAATAAACAAGAATTTACTTCCGTGAGTCTACATAATGGTCAGCCAACACAGTGTAATGGTATTGGCTCTTGTGATATTTCAGCCAAGCAAAAGCAATTCAACGTCGGTTCTCGTTTAGAATGGCAACCCATATCTTTGCCCTTAGAAGCTTATCTACTCGTTAGTAATTTACGAGAGGAAAACTCGAACACGGCATTAAATCAACCCGATGCCGAAAAATTTCAAGATAATGAAGATTACTTAACCACCGAATTAGGCCTTAGCCTCAAACAAGAAAATTTTAAAATCACTGCCAACTTAAGTGATGGTGTAAGAACTCCTACACTCTATGAATTATTTGGTGATCGCGGCTCTTTTAAAGGTAATGATGATCTACTTCCAGAAGAAGCATTAACCTTGTCTGTTGGTGGGCAATATACCGATAAGAAGCTGTCGATATCATCTTCGATTTATCAACAAAAATTAGAAAATTCTATTGTCGCTATTTTCAACTCAAGTAATGTTGGCAGCTATAGTAATGTCAGTGATGCAGATTTACGGGGTTTTGAAATTCAAGTTAACTATCAATTATTTGAACCGCTATCTTTGTCGTTACAAACGAACATTATTGACAGTGAAATTGAATCTGACTTCGTCGCTTTTGATAATAATAAATTACCGGGTATCTACCATCAACAATACAGTATTGCGCTAAAATACCAAGTAAACAAAGCATGGCAAGTATCCTTTAAAACCAGTCAAGACAAAGAGTTATATTTCAATCTTATTAACAGATTTCAAAATGACGTTAGCGGTTTTGGTAATGGTAACCCGTCAGACCGCACAGTGTCTGATCTGTCCATATACTGGAAGCAAGACAATCATCACGTGTCTTTTAGTGCCAACAATCTATTCAATGACCAATATCAAGATCTAGCGAATAGAACATCGCAAGGTCGCAGTTTTCAAATTAAATACACAATCGAGGGATTATAA
- the cobD gene encoding threonine-phosphate decarboxylase CobD, giving the protein MALIHGGQLQKVAKQYRIPTADWLDLSTGIAPNSYPIPDIALSVWQQLPQQSLKLISAAKQYYQCSELVITNGSQAIIKALPALYQQKNSNAKDVYLPERGYKEHAHAWRIAGYNLHFYQDLLPEINLLTPHCVVVIINPNNPTGQFFAREVIKQYHHKVSQLEGLLVLDEAFIDVMPSKQSYCSEVHNKHCLVLRSFGKFFGLAGIRIGFLVANNDWCSTFTELLGPWQVNGPAQIIAERALSDNHWHTKQKKILNELRTTQERMLRQVFPTTLIANITGCDLFLTVSFHQADSAKELYHLLCQQGIYCRLADEQDTLRFGITTEEALSHLKDACLLAQKKLTSPPTLENNTS; this is encoded by the coding sequence ATGGCGTTAATTCATGGTGGGCAACTGCAAAAAGTAGCTAAACAATATAGAATTCCTACGGCTGACTGGCTTGATCTATCAACCGGTATTGCCCCCAACAGTTACCCCATTCCTGATATTGCGTTAAGTGTATGGCAGCAATTACCGCAACAAAGCCTTAAACTTATATCTGCGGCAAAACAGTATTATCAATGCTCAGAGCTGGTTATCACAAATGGTAGTCAAGCCATAATAAAAGCGCTGCCCGCGCTCTATCAGCAAAAAAATAGCAACGCAAAAGATGTCTATTTACCAGAACGTGGCTATAAAGAGCATGCACATGCTTGGCGAATTGCCGGCTACAATTTACACTTTTACCAAGACTTATTACCTGAAATAAACTTGTTAACACCCCATTGTGTCGTGGTCATCATCAACCCAAACAACCCAACAGGTCAGTTTTTTGCTCGAGAGGTTATCAAACAATATCACCATAAAGTTAGCCAACTCGAGGGTTTATTGGTCCTTGATGAAGCCTTTATTGACGTTATGCCAAGCAAACAGTCATATTGCTCAGAAGTACATAACAAGCACTGCTTAGTATTACGCTCATTTGGTAAGTTTTTCGGTTTAGCTGGTATTCGTATTGGTTTTTTAGTGGCGAATAATGACTGGTGTAGCACCTTCACCGAACTATTAGGACCTTGGCAAGTTAATGGTCCAGCGCAAATTATTGCCGAGCGAGCTTTAAGTGACAATCATTGGCACACCAAACAAAAAAAGATCTTAAACGAGCTTAGAACCACACAAGAAAGGATGCTAAGACAAGTATTTCCAACAACACTAATTGCTAACATTACAGGATGCGATCTGTTTCTCACCGTCAGCTTTCACCAAGCTGATAGCGCAAAAGAGCTTTATCATCTGCTATGCCAACAAGGCATTTATTGCCGACTTGCTGATGAGCAAGATACCTTAAGGTTTGGTATTACTACGGAAGAAGCGCTTTCACATTTGAAAGATGCTTGTTTACTTGCTCAAAAAAAGCTGACTTCACCGCCAACATTAGAAAATAATACCTCTTAA
- a CDS encoding CobD/CbiB family cobalamin biosynthesis protein, with translation MATLIDNLFNQTLMLLPAFAIVCTLALALLFDKVFGEAKHFHYLIGFGWLANKLEKTLNVSPSTQSIIKAKLFGTFAWCLLVLPLPMIYFYYFNHLVWYWQILLDASVLYLCLGLNSLHQHAMQIYRPLKSGDLDNARHFTGYIVSRETAALTEQEMSRATVESMLENGHDAVIASLIYYLIGGAPLVILHRLANTLDAMWGYKNSRFNHFGYASARLDDVLGFISGKCCTLLYALQGLTRGLCQQAFINAYQQGNQYKSHNGGWVMAAGATVMARKLGGSALYHGKVTHSLALGAGKKVTIDDIPASLTLVTRASLLLLVMVFSYQLTSYLQLPSI, from the coding sequence ATGGCAACATTAATCGACAACCTATTCAATCAGACACTTATGCTGCTGCCCGCATTTGCTATAGTTTGCACGCTCGCCCTCGCCTTATTGTTTGATAAAGTTTTCGGTGAAGCAAAACACTTTCATTATCTTATCGGCTTTGGTTGGCTAGCTAATAAATTAGAAAAAACGTTGAATGTCAGTCCGTCAACACAAAGCATTATAAAAGCTAAATTATTCGGCACATTCGCTTGGTGCCTATTAGTATTGCCTTTGCCGATGATTTATTTCTACTACTTTAATCACCTTGTTTGGTACTGGCAGATTTTACTTGATGCATCTGTACTTTATCTCTGTTTAGGCCTCAATAGTTTGCATCAACATGCTATGCAAATATACCGACCATTAAAGTCTGGCGACCTTGATAACGCTCGGCACTTCACCGGCTATATTGTCAGTAGAGAAACCGCAGCACTTACTGAGCAAGAAATGTCGAGAGCCACCGTTGAATCAATGCTAGAAAATGGTCATGATGCTGTTATTGCTTCACTTATTTACTACTTAATTGGTGGCGCGCCACTGGTTATTTTACATCGATTAGCAAACACCTTAGATGCGATGTGGGGCTACAAAAACTCACGTTTTAATCATTTTGGTTATGCTAGCGCTCGTCTTGATGATGTTTTGGGCTTTATTTCAGGTAAATGCTGTACTTTACTCTATGCCTTACAAGGCTTAACACGAGGACTCTGCCAACAAGCTTTTATCAATGCCTATCAACAAGGTAATCAATACAAAAGCCATAATGGTGGTTGGGTAATGGCGGCAGGAGCAACAGTCATGGCCAGAAAATTAGGCGGTAGTGCACTTTATCACGGTAAAGTAACCCATTCGCTCGCGTTAGGAGCGGGTAAAAAAGTAACGATAGATGATATTCCTGCAAGTTTAACGCTAGTCACTCGAGCAAGCTTACTGCTACTCGTTATGGTGTTTTCTTACCAGCTAACAAGTTACCTTCAACTACCTTCAATATAA
- a CDS encoding histidine phosphatase family protein, with protein MTTHLYLARHGQTQWNKVQRFQGQLDSDLTETGKLQAENLALNLIDQEIDLIISSSLGRAITSANICQQQLNVPVLAIEELIERDLGHWQGLHVDNIKSDRHYHEILHQFTSLKPTDGESALACGERIEQSLTLLAQRYRNKSLLVIFHGEALRCFLAKLGHGSTDNAYELFDNGCMFHLNYQHDNECFQLLS; from the coding sequence ATGACAACACACTTATATTTAGCCCGTCACGGACAAACGCAATGGAATAAAGTACAACGTTTTCAAGGCCAATTGGATAGTGATTTAACCGAAACAGGTAAACTGCAAGCCGAAAATCTAGCACTAAACCTTATCGACCAAGAAATAGATTTAATCATTTCATCTTCCTTAGGACGCGCAATAACAAGCGCTAATATCTGCCAACAACAGTTGAATGTTCCAGTGTTGGCTATTGAAGAACTCATCGAACGAGATTTGGGTCATTGGCAAGGATTGCATGTTGATAATATTAAAAGTGACCGTCATTACCACGAAATACTACATCAATTTACTAGCCTAAAACCAACTGATGGGGAAAGTGCTTTAGCCTGTGGCGAACGTATTGAGCAAAGCCTGACATTGTTGGCTCAACGTTATCGAAATAAAAGCTTATTAGTGATTTTTCATGGTGAAGCGCTACGTTGTTTTTTAGCTAAATTGGGCCACGGTTCAACTGATAATGCCTATGAGTTATTCGATAATGGCTGTATGTTTCACTTAAACTATCAACATGACAATGAGTGTTTTCAACTTTTATCTTAA
- a CDS encoding cobyrinate a,c-diamide synthase, translating into MTLANKKTLSTQSSNIKNKDKAVPHKAFEHKPEQQVGSGVMCSALIIAAPHSGSGKTTVTAALARYHRNQGRKVTVFKVGPDFIDPMILRQASGELVYQLDLWLVGEQGCQELLYRAAQESDLILIEGVMGLFDGNPSSADLAEYFNIPVLGVIDAKAMAQTFAAVTFGLAKFRKNLPFSGVIANRVNSERHIELLSEGFPEEFRFYGRLPKDETITLPARHLGLVLAQELSDIDAQLDRAAGHIANTELTELPEKVEFFASNTDSNTDSEEIVTEQALLGTRIVIVRDSAFSFIYAANIAFLQQAGAELVYCSALTDAHLPEGDILYIPGGYPELYIEQLMANVTFLDDVKGFAASNKPIIAECGGMMYLLEQLTDMSGQEFSMLGLLPGKAIMQKKVAAIGSQWVNLTGFGKAANNTDNIMRGHSFHYSAAEIDLQPSGQTTHHPSERAGEFVYQHNNILASYMHWYLPSNPSLTLRIFDKTRCF; encoded by the coding sequence ATGACCCTAGCGAATAAAAAAACCTTATCAACACAGAGCAGCAACATTAAGAATAAAGATAAGGCAGTACCACATAAAGCGTTTGAGCATAAACCCGAGCAGCAAGTGGGTAGTGGTGTTATGTGTTCAGCATTAATTATTGCTGCGCCGCATTCTGGCTCAGGTAAAACAACGGTGACGGCAGCATTGGCTCGTTATCACCGAAATCAAGGCCGTAAAGTCACGGTGTTTAAAGTTGGACCTGACTTTATTGACCCGATGATTTTACGCCAAGCCAGTGGTGAATTAGTTTATCAATTAGATCTCTGGCTCGTTGGAGAGCAGGGCTGCCAAGAATTGCTTTACCGTGCCGCACAAGAATCTGATCTTATTCTGATTGAAGGTGTCATGGGCTTGTTTGATGGCAACCCGAGTAGTGCAGATTTAGCTGAATACTTTAATATTCCAGTGCTCGGGGTTATTGATGCTAAAGCGATGGCACAAACCTTTGCTGCGGTTACGTTTGGCCTAGCAAAATTTAGAAAAAACTTACCTTTTTCTGGCGTGATTGCTAATCGTGTTAATAGCGAGCGTCATATCGAGCTGTTAAGTGAAGGCTTTCCAGAAGAGTTTCGCTTTTATGGTCGGCTACCAAAAGACGAAACTATTACCTTACCCGCACGCCATTTAGGCTTAGTGCTAGCACAAGAATTATCTGATATTGATGCACAACTTGATCGAGCTGCAGGTCATATCGCTAATACCGAATTGACAGAGTTACCTGAAAAAGTCGAGTTTTTTGCGAGCAATACTGATAGCAATACCGATAGCGAAGAAATCGTTACTGAGCAAGCACTGCTCGGCACGCGTATTGTTATTGTACGAGATAGCGCCTTTAGCTTTATTTACGCGGCTAATATTGCTTTTTTACAGCAAGCTGGCGCAGAACTAGTGTATTGCTCTGCACTGACTGATGCACACCTACCAGAGGGCGATATTTTATATATTCCTGGTGGTTATCCTGAACTCTATATTGAACAATTAATGGCGAATGTTACTTTTCTCGATGATGTTAAAGGCTTTGCTGCTAGCAATAAGCCTATTATTGCTGAGTGTGGCGGTATGATGTATTTACTTGAACAACTTACTGATATGTCAGGGCAAGAATTTTCGATGCTAGGTTTATTGCCTGGTAAGGCGATTATGCAGAAAAAAGTCGCTGCTATCGGTTCTCAGTGGGTTAATTTAACGGGTTTTGGTAAAGCTGCTAACAACACCGACAACATCATGCGTGGGCATAGCTTTCACTATTCTGCTGCTGAAATTGATTTACAGCCTAGCGGCCAAACGACACATCACCCAAGTGAACGAGCAGGTGAATTTGTTTACCAGCATAATAATATTCTTGCTTCTTACATGCATTGGTATTTACCTAGCAACCCGAGTTTAACGTTACGTATTTTTGATAAAACGCGCTGTTTTTAG